The proteins below are encoded in one region of Bifidobacterium dentium JCM 1195 = DSM 20436:
- a CDS encoding dolichyl-phosphate-mannose--protein mannosyltransferase has product MTILVAAFGGILRFVRLGSPRAVVFDETYYVKDAWTMLNTGEARDWPKLVTIDGVDVEIDRLFAAGDTDRWLNTAEYVVHPPVGKWMIAAGLKLFGGADNPVAWRASVAVAGVVAIVLITRVALRLFHNLPIALIAGLLMSLDGLGIVMSRTGLLDNFIMVFALGAFSLMLMHRDWARARLRRQYAIDAAARTARFKPGRRGLILQRRGPMIALSWYRVGAAFLLGMATGVKWSGTYLFAVFCVISVLWDAWERRRIGYRAWFTTGLVKDGLVAACYMVPIYALTYLGGWLNWFLHADSYMHDWAANHPGEGVTWLPESLRSFVAYHAQMWQFHTTLDAPHDYKANPLTWPLQVRPTSFYWEKLSEHPGLCSLAPDSQCVAAITSLGNPLIWWAGSLCTVTAIIIAIAGLVRGRIRGGTTREDGGYWRIWAVLAGFLGGWLPWAQYLNRTTFTFYSIVILPWIVLAICYVLDWLHTHAEIGTYRLTVGLGLMLIVLVSAFFYPIWTAIPVPYEFWLSHMWFRSWI; this is encoded by the coding sequence ATGACGATTCTTGTGGCCGCTTTCGGCGGAATCCTGCGCTTTGTGAGACTTGGCTCCCCTCGCGCGGTGGTATTCGACGAAACGTATTACGTCAAAGACGCGTGGACCATGCTGAACACCGGCGAGGCGCGCGATTGGCCGAAACTGGTGACCATCGACGGCGTGGATGTCGAAATCGACCGACTGTTCGCAGCCGGCGACACCGACCGTTGGCTTAATACGGCCGAATATGTGGTGCATCCGCCGGTCGGCAAGTGGATGATCGCGGCCGGGCTGAAACTGTTCGGCGGCGCCGACAATCCCGTCGCCTGGCGTGCGAGCGTTGCCGTTGCCGGTGTCGTCGCCATCGTGCTGATCACCCGCGTGGCCTTGCGCCTGTTCCACAATCTGCCGATTGCGCTGATTGCCGGCCTGCTCATGTCGTTGGACGGTCTCGGCATCGTGATGAGCCGCACCGGCCTGCTCGACAATTTCATCATGGTGTTCGCCTTGGGAGCGTTTTCGCTGATGTTGATGCATCGCGATTGGGCCCGTGCACGGCTGCGACGGCAATATGCGATTGATGCGGCCGCCCGTACGGCACGTTTCAAGCCGGGAAGGCGCGGCTTGATACTGCAACGACGCGGACCGATGATCGCCTTGTCGTGGTACCGCGTAGGTGCGGCCTTCCTGCTCGGCATGGCGACCGGCGTGAAGTGGTCGGGCACATATCTATTCGCTGTGTTCTGCGTAATCTCGGTGCTGTGGGATGCGTGGGAGCGCCGGCGGATCGGCTATCGCGCATGGTTCACGACCGGTTTGGTGAAGGATGGACTCGTGGCGGCCTGCTACATGGTGCCGATCTACGCGCTTACCTATTTGGGCGGATGGCTCAACTGGTTCCTGCATGCCGACTCGTATATGCACGATTGGGCCGCGAATCATCCCGGCGAGGGTGTGACCTGGCTGCCGGAATCGTTGCGTTCCTTTGTGGCCTACCATGCGCAGATGTGGCAATTCCACACCACGCTCGACGCGCCGCACGACTACAAGGCGAACCCGCTTACCTGGCCGTTGCAGGTAAGGCCGACCAGTTTTTATTGGGAGAAGCTGTCCGAGCATCCGGGACTGTGTTCGTTGGCGCCGGATTCGCAATGCGTGGCAGCGATCACGTCGCTCGGCAATCCGCTGATCTGGTGGGCGGGCTCGCTGTGCACGGTGACGGCGATCATCATCGCCATCGCCGGTCTGGTGCGCGGGCGTATTCGTGGCGGCACTACCCGCGAAGATGGTGGCTATTGGCGAATTTGGGCGGTTTTGGCCGGCTTTTTGGGCGGTTGGCTGCCGTGGGCGCAGTATCTGAATCGTACGACGTTCACGTTCTATTCGATTGTGATTCTGCCGTGGATCGTGCTTGCGATCTGTTACGTGCTTGATTGGTTGCACACGCATGCGGAAATCGGCACCTATCGTCTGACCGTCGGACTGGGCCTTATGTTGATCGTACTGGTTTCGGCCTTCTTCTACCCGATCTGGACGGCGATACCGGTGCCTTACGAATTCTGGCTGTCCCATATGTGGTTCAGATCATGGATCTGA
- a CDS encoding TetR/AcrR family transcriptional regulator translates to MSVAAWSQFLEAQSGSGPDTSSTSITARDTTSKKTFEKRKRMSQEERHLQILQAAAKIIAIKGFWGMSLQDISDELGITEAALYHYISSKDDLLNMVLSEGYDTPDADEYNAVTAAVIDADGHRVYYYPRYCLNIVRYNLQRPEMVQLYSVLNGEALSPEHPAHSFFIGRHMRNWEMICSMNWILPEYVDEERFYDLYTLAMSAMDGLQYRWLGDDSMNLLEQWISISDIIFPPSEWAGYTDPSEYESASAGCLLPKTLSARQ, encoded by the coding sequence ATGAGCGTTGCAGCGTGGTCTCAGTTTTTGGAAGCCCAATCCGGCTCTGGCCCGGACACCTCCAGCACCAGCATCACCGCACGTGACACCACGTCAAAGAAAACCTTTGAAAAACGCAAGCGCATGAGTCAGGAAGAGCGGCATCTGCAGATTCTGCAGGCCGCAGCCAAGATCATCGCCATCAAAGGGTTCTGGGGTATGTCGCTGCAGGATATCTCAGACGAGCTCGGCATCACCGAAGCCGCACTCTACCACTACATCTCCTCGAAAGACGATCTGCTCAACATGGTGCTTTCCGAAGGCTATGACACTCCGGATGCAGATGAATACAATGCCGTGACCGCTGCGGTGATCGACGCTGACGGACATCGCGTCTACTATTATCCCCGATATTGCCTGAACATCGTTCGCTATAACCTGCAGCGTCCGGAAATGGTGCAACTCTATTCCGTACTCAACGGTGAGGCGCTCAGCCCGGAACACCCGGCACACAGCTTCTTCATCGGCCGCCATATGCGCAACTGGGAAATGATCTGCTCCATGAATTGGATACTGCCGGAGTACGTCGACGAGGAGCGCTTCTACGACCTGTACACGCTTGCCATGAGCGCGATGGACGGTCTGCAGTACCGCTGGCTGGGCGACGATTCAATGAACCTGCTTGAGCAGTGGATTTCGATTTCCGACATCATCTTCCCGCCGAGCGAATGGGCCGGATACACCGATCCGAGCGAATACGAGAGCGCCAGCGCAGGTTGCCTGCTACCGAAGACGCTTTCGGCACGGCAGTAG
- a CDS encoding glycoside hydrolase family 26 protein, whose product MAEEGTIMKSKPVDDDLNAKTRALFDALHRATGEFAMFGHQNETSNVIGEHTDSDVHAVTGSYPAVWGNDLGGVELDRNRNLDGFGAEAIRNEMLRAFNMGAVNTLSWHSANPLTLGGYGHNMAEGTVKAVLPGGEAHEKFLGWLDRIAAALTTVTDTNGEPIPIVFRPFHEHTGDWFWWCTGSPARPTDTTPEQFVELWRMTIEYLRDVKHVHNVLYAYSPDRSRIDMSTPESLETGYLYAYPGDDYVDVLGFDDYWDIAPAEKSAEDPQARHADLIAMLTLVGRLGKERGKLAAATEVGSPGIFADSYVCDSHDLAIIGANDDAAAEEGSALSDSPWTKYLLTAALANEYARRALWYLPWRNDPDAAGTGAYGTPVAGSRYADDFRRFVRHDFMRLADALPPLYR is encoded by the coding sequence ATGGCCGAAGAAGGCACCATCATGAAGTCAAAGCCGGTGGATGACGATCTCAATGCCAAGACTCGCGCGCTGTTTGACGCATTGCACCGCGCAACGGGCGAATTCGCCATGTTCGGCCATCAGAACGAAACCAGCAACGTAATCGGCGAGCATACCGACTCCGATGTGCATGCGGTGACCGGTTCCTACCCGGCTGTGTGGGGCAACGACTTGGGCGGCGTCGAGCTGGACCGGAACCGCAATCTCGACGGATTCGGAGCCGAAGCCATCCGAAACGAAATGCTTCGAGCCTTCAATATGGGCGCCGTCAACACGCTCAGCTGGCATTCCGCCAACCCGCTCACCCTCGGCGGTTACGGCCATAACATGGCCGAGGGCACTGTCAAAGCGGTGCTGCCCGGCGGTGAAGCGCATGAGAAGTTCCTCGGCTGGCTCGACCGCATTGCCGCCGCGCTCACCACCGTCACGGACACGAACGGCGAACCGATTCCCATCGTCTTCCGCCCGTTCCATGAGCATACCGGCGACTGGTTCTGGTGGTGTACCGGTTCTCCCGCACGTCCGACCGACACCACGCCCGAACAGTTCGTCGAACTGTGGCGCATGACCATCGAATACCTGCGTGACGTCAAGCATGTGCACAATGTGCTCTACGCCTACTCGCCCGACCGTAGCCGCATCGATATGAGCACGCCGGAATCGTTGGAGACCGGTTATCTGTATGCCTATCCCGGAGACGACTATGTCGATGTGCTCGGCTTCGACGATTACTGGGACATCGCGCCCGCCGAGAAAAGCGCGGAGGATCCGCAGGCCCGCCATGCCGATCTGATTGCGATGCTTACATTGGTCGGTCGCCTCGGCAAGGAGCGCGGCAAGCTGGCCGCGGCCACGGAAGTCGGTTCTCCGGGAATATTCGCCGACTCGTACGTCTGCGATTCCCACGATCTCGCCATCATCGGCGCCAATGATGACGCTGCGGCCGAAGAGGGTTCAGCGTTGTCGGATTCGCCATGGACGAAGTATCTGCTGACCGCCGCGCTCGCCAACGAATACGCTCGCCGCGCACTGTGGTACTTGCCGTGGCGCAATGATCCGGATGCCGCCGGCACTGGAGCATACGGCACGCCCGTTGCCGGTTCGCGGTATGCCGATGATTTCAGACGATTCGTCCGTCACGACTTCATGCGTCTCGCCGACGCCCTTCCGCCTCTGTATAGGTGA
- a CDS encoding GH36-type glycosyl hydrolase domain-containing protein yields MKYGHFDDSAREYVIETPATPLPWINYLGNEDFFSLISNTGGGYSFYKDAKLRRITRYRYNNVPGDNGARNYYLSLMDSNAVNAKPIDTWSPTFLPCKTPLDSYKCRQGIGYTVFEAAKHGIESKLTAFVPLKTNAEVNRLDVTNTTDAPVVLDVTGSVEWCLWNAVDDSSNFQRNLSTGEVEIEKQDDATLIYHKTEFKERRNHYAFFAVNSPVVGFDTSRDEFLGKFNGWGTPQVITEGQAHDSVAHGWFPIAADRVRLELKPGETKSLVFVLGYIEVAKEDKWEDPNDPAKVGIINKKPAHELFRRFATVEQVEAALKELNTYWTELLTTYSVESGDEKLDRMVNIWHQYQCMVTFNMSRSASYYESGMGRGMGFRDSNQDLLGFVHLIPGRARQRIIDIASTQMEDGSAWHQYQPLTKKGNADIGGGFNDDPLWLVAGVNAYLAETGDASILTEPVPFNNVEGSEVPLLEHLRRSVNFTITHKGPHGIPLIGRADWNDCLNLNCFSDTPGESFQTVENNDTGVAESVFIGGMFVLYGGQYADIIEHYGQLTGMTDAEIASEAANVRAEIGQVSEAVKTAGWDGEWFVRAYDAYSRKVGTHEDTEGQIYIEPQGMCVMAGIGLDDGKAQQALKSVKDKLTCDWGTAILAPAYSTYRIELGEISSYPRGYKENGGIFCHNNPWISIANALADNNEEAFAVYQRNCPAYVEDKSDIRKVEPYVYCQMVAGPEAPTPGEGKNSWLTGTAAWTFVDVSQYLLGVRPTLDGLAIEPHLPEQFTDLTVTRVFRGVTYRIAMKRTGERTVSVNGEQLAGNVVPVPTDDTKLVEVAVTF; encoded by the coding sequence ATGAAGTACGGCCACTTCGATGATTCCGCCCGCGAGTATGTAATCGAAACTCCGGCAACCCCGCTGCCATGGATCAACTACCTCGGCAACGAGGACTTCTTCTCCCTGATCTCCAATACCGGCGGCGGCTACTCCTTCTACAAGGACGCCAAACTGCGTCGCATCACCCGCTACCGTTACAACAACGTGCCCGGCGACAACGGCGCGCGCAACTACTATCTGAGCCTTATGGACTCCAACGCCGTCAACGCCAAGCCGATTGACACGTGGTCGCCGACCTTCCTGCCATGCAAGACGCCGCTCGACTCCTATAAGTGCCGTCAGGGCATCGGCTACACCGTGTTCGAAGCCGCCAAGCACGGCATCGAATCCAAGCTCACCGCGTTCGTGCCGCTGAAGACCAATGCCGAAGTCAACCGTCTCGACGTGACCAACACCACCGACGCACCGGTCGTGCTCGACGTGACCGGTTCCGTGGAATGGTGCCTGTGGAACGCAGTCGACGACTCCTCCAACTTCCAGCGCAACCTGTCCACCGGCGAAGTGGAGATCGAGAAGCAGGATGACGCCACCCTGATCTACCACAAGACCGAATTCAAGGAACGTCGCAACCATTATGCGTTCTTTGCCGTTAACTCCCCCGTCGTCGGCTTCGACACGAGCCGTGACGAATTCCTCGGCAAGTTCAATGGTTGGGGCACTCCGCAGGTCATCACCGAAGGCCAGGCCCACGATTCCGTGGCCCACGGCTGGTTCCCGATCGCCGCCGACCGCGTACGCCTCGAGCTCAAGCCGGGCGAGACCAAGTCGCTCGTATTCGTGCTGGGCTACATCGAAGTCGCCAAGGAAGACAAGTGGGAGGATCCGAACGATCCGGCCAAGGTAGGCATCATCAACAAGAAGCCGGCGCATGAACTGTTCCGCCGCTTCGCCACCGTCGAGCAGGTAGAGGCAGCCCTGAAGGAGCTCAACACCTACTGGACCGAACTGCTGACCACCTACAGCGTGGAATCCGGCGACGAGAAGCTCGACCGCATGGTCAACATCTGGCACCAGTACCAGTGCATGGTCACCTTCAACATGTCCCGTTCCGCCTCCTATTACGAGTCCGGCATGGGCCGCGGCATGGGCTTCCGCGATTCCAACCAGGATCTGCTCGGCTTCGTGCACCTGATTCCGGGCCGTGCGCGCCAGCGCATCATCGACATCGCCTCCACCCAGATGGAGGATGGTTCCGCGTGGCACCAGTATCAGCCGCTCACCAAGAAGGGCAATGCCGACATCGGCGGTGGCTTCAACGATGACCCGCTGTGGCTCGTGGCCGGCGTGAATGCGTACCTCGCCGAGACCGGCGACGCATCGATTCTGACCGAGCCGGTGCCGTTCAACAACGTGGAAGGCTCCGAAGTGCCGCTGCTCGAGCACCTGCGCCGCTCCGTGAACTTCACCATCACGCACAAGGGACCGCATGGCATCCCGCTGATCGGCCGCGCCGACTGGAACGACTGCCTGAACCTCAACTGCTTCTCCGACACTCCGGGCGAGAGCTTCCAGACCGTGGAGAACAACGACACCGGCGTTGCCGAATCCGTGTTCATCGGCGGCATGTTCGTGCTGTATGGCGGCCAGTATGCCGACATCATCGAACATTACGGTCAGCTCACCGGCATGACCGATGCCGAAATCGCCTCCGAGGCAGCCAATGTGCGCGCCGAAATCGGCCAGGTCTCCGAAGCGGTCAAAACCGCCGGATGGGACGGCGAATGGTTCGTGCGCGCCTACGACGCCTATTCGCGCAAGGTCGGCACGCACGAAGACACCGAAGGCCAGATCTACATCGAACCGCAGGGCATGTGCGTGATGGCCGGCATCGGCCTCGATGACGGCAAGGCCCAGCAGGCCCTGAAGTCCGTGAAGGACAAGCTGACCTGCGATTGGGGTACCGCCATCCTTGCCCCGGCCTATTCCACCTACCGCATCGAGCTGGGCGAAATCTCGTCCTATCCGCGCGGTTATAAGGAGAACGGCGGCATCTTCTGCCATAACAACCCGTGGATCTCCATCGCCAATGCGCTGGCCGACAACAACGAGGAGGCCTTCGCGGTCTACCAGCGCAACTGCCCGGCCTACGTGGAAGACAAGTCCGACATCCGCAAGGTGGAGCCGTACGTCTACTGCCAGATGGTGGCCGGCCCTGAGGCCCCGACCCCGGGCGAAGGCAAGAATTCCTGGCTGACCGGCACCGCCGCATGGACGTTCGTGGACGTGTCCCAGTATCTGCTGGGCGTGCGCCCGACGCTCGACGGTCTGGCTATCGAACCGCATCTGCCGGAACAGTTCACCGACCTGACCGTGACCCGTGTGTTCCGTGGCGTGACCTACCGCATTGCCATGAAGCGCACCGGCGAGCGCACGGTGAGCGTCAATGGCGAGCAGCTTGCAGGCAACGTCGTGCCGGTCCCGACCGACGACACCAAGTTGGTCGAGGTGGCAGTCACCTTCTGA
- a CDS encoding alpha/beta hydrolase, with translation MQYFEHEISGIDGTAAKFVGYCLGNSEEVIPDYARPSVLVIPGGGYEMTSDREAEPIAMQFLAAGYNAFVLRYSVKPSVFPVALLEAAEAMKQIREHAAEWHVDTNAIAVIGFSAGGHLAANLATSASDEVIAAHGYDPDAVRPNGLMLAYPVITSGPLAHRGSFDSLLGERKADPEALESVSIEKHVDAKTPPVFVWHTVPDDCVPYENTLMLINACKQAGVSVEAHLFPSGGHGLSLGTAETAWQGVHGIEECVQVWPQLAAAWMRRTFAK, from the coding sequence ATGCAGTATTTCGAACATGAGATTTCCGGCATTGACGGCACCGCCGCCAAGTTCGTCGGATATTGCCTTGGCAACAGCGAAGAAGTCATCCCGGATTACGCACGCCCGTCCGTGCTGGTGATTCCCGGCGGCGGCTATGAGATGACGTCCGACCGTGAGGCCGAGCCGATTGCAATGCAGTTTCTTGCGGCCGGCTACAACGCTTTCGTCCTGCGATATTCCGTGAAACCGTCCGTCTTTCCGGTTGCGCTGTTGGAAGCGGCCGAAGCGATGAAGCAGATTCGCGAACATGCCGCCGAATGGCATGTCGATACGAACGCCATCGCCGTGATCGGTTTTTCCGCAGGCGGCCATCTCGCCGCAAATCTCGCCACTTCCGCCAGTGACGAGGTGATCGCGGCGCACGGCTACGATCCGGATGCGGTGCGTCCGAACGGCCTGATGCTCGCCTACCCGGTGATCACGTCCGGCCCGCTCGCACACCGCGGCAGCTTCGATTCGCTGCTCGGGGAACGCAAGGCCGACCCGGAAGCACTCGAATCCGTATCCATCGAGAAGCATGTCGATGCCAAGACGCCGCCGGTGTTCGTGTGGCATACCGTTCCCGACGACTGCGTACCGTATGAGAACACGCTTATGCTCATCAATGCCTGCAAGCAGGCCGGCGTCAGTGTCGAGGCGCACCTGTTCCCCAGCGGCGGCCATGGCCTGTCGCTCGGTACCGCCGAAACGGCATGGCAGGGTGTCCACGGCATCGAGGAATGCGTGCAGGTGTGGCCGCAGTTGGCTGCCGCGTGGATGCGTAGGACGTTCGCCAAATAG
- a CDS encoding type 2 periplasmic-binding domain-containing protein codes for MRSVGRKLVAACGVLAMACTMAACGGDTASDADDNSLMTVEVFDQLANYQGEQKGWFAKVIKDKFNIKLNIVAPNVAGGGNTLFDTRAAAGNLGDIVIIGSGSGQAEKVVKSKLVTDLSSYIKNTKYLKTYQGAIDQLTKDANQESGMWGIPTSVSSLSPTESSEGVEPTFGPFVRWDYYKEIGYPKVATLEDLLPVLKQMQDKAREETGSDDVYALSLFKDWDDQAMQNGFQLPAFYGYAEGTGYVMSNADGTDAQSLIDENGVYVRALKFYNKAEQMGLVDPESTTQNYDTMYSKYKEGKILFSFWPWLGQAAYNTDAHKKDGKGFMMLSIDDMKIASKGAQPNGTTTFIGVGEKAKNKERLVKFIDWLYSPEGIQAAGSQTNGAAGLKGLTWDIKDGKPVLTDFGVKAMGGESVNVPEEYGGGGYSDGASQLNVSTVLNKDIDPRTNAPYNYQMWDSELAKRDTALDKDWQEHMGGARTTMEYLEQSGKLAVIPGASYTTPDEDSVISTTRGQLKTAVVNACWQAVFSKSDDEFNSIWSKMQKEVDGLGYKKVYDVDMKNTKDMFKARQAIEKEYASREK; via the coding sequence ATGCGTAGTGTCGGAAGAAAACTCGTCGCGGCGTGTGGCGTGCTTGCCATGGCATGCACGATGGCGGCCTGCGGCGGTGACACCGCAAGCGATGCTGATGACAATTCGCTGATGACGGTCGAGGTGTTCGACCAACTGGCGAACTATCAGGGCGAGCAGAAGGGCTGGTTCGCCAAGGTCATCAAGGACAAGTTCAACATCAAGCTCAATATCGTGGCTCCGAACGTCGCAGGCGGCGGCAACACGCTGTTCGATACCCGCGCGGCTGCAGGCAATCTGGGCGACATTGTGATCATCGGCTCTGGCAGCGGTCAGGCCGAAAAAGTGGTCAAGTCCAAACTCGTCACTGACCTGAGTTCGTATATCAAAAACACCAAGTATCTCAAGACTTATCAGGGGGCCATCGATCAGTTGACGAAGGATGCCAACCAGGAGAGCGGTATGTGGGGCATTCCGACCTCGGTATCATCCTTGTCTCCGACCGAGTCCAGCGAAGGTGTCGAACCGACTTTCGGCCCGTTCGTACGTTGGGATTACTACAAGGAGATCGGCTACCCCAAGGTTGCCACGCTTGAGGATCTGCTCCCGGTCCTCAAGCAGATGCAGGACAAGGCGCGCGAAGAGACCGGCAGCGATGACGTCTACGCGCTGAGTCTGTTCAAGGATTGGGACGATCAGGCCATGCAGAATGGCTTCCAGCTTCCGGCGTTCTATGGCTATGCCGAAGGGACCGGTTACGTGATGAGCAATGCCGACGGTACGGATGCTCAATCGCTGATCGACGAGAATGGCGTTTACGTGCGTGCGCTGAAGTTCTATAACAAGGCCGAGCAGATGGGCCTGGTTGATCCGGAATCCACCACGCAGAACTACGACACCATGTATTCCAAGTACAAGGAAGGCAAGATCCTGTTCTCCTTCTGGCCTTGGCTCGGCCAAGCGGCCTATAACACGGACGCCCATAAGAAGGACGGTAAGGGTTTCATGATGCTGAGCATCGATGACATGAAGATCGCATCCAAGGGTGCCCAGCCGAACGGCACCACCACGTTCATCGGCGTCGGAGAAAAAGCCAAGAACAAGGAACGTCTGGTCAAATTCATTGATTGGCTTTACTCGCCTGAGGGTATCCAAGCTGCGGGTTCCCAGACCAATGGCGCTGCCGGGTTAAAGGGTCTGACCTGGGACATCAAGGACGGCAAACCGGTACTTACCGATTTCGGTGTCAAGGCCATGGGCGGCGAAAGCGTCAACGTTCCGGAGGAGTACGGCGGTGGCGGTTACTCCGACGGCGCATCCCAGTTGAACGTCTCCACCGTGCTCAACAAGGACATCGATCCGAGAACCAACGCGCCGTACAACTATCAGATGTGGGATTCCGAACTCGCCAAGCGTGATACCGCACTCGACAAAGATTGGCAAGAGCATATGGGCGGTGCGCGCACGACCATGGAGTATCTGGAGCAGAGTGGCAAACTCGCGGTCATTCCGGGCGCCTCGTACACCACTCCGGATGAAGACTCCGTGATCTCCACCACCCGTGGACAGCTGAAGACCGCCGTGGTGAACGCCTGCTGGCAGGCAGTGTTCTCCAAGAGCGATGACGAGTTCAACTCCATCTGGAGCAAGATGCAGAAAGAGGTTGACGGTCTCGGTTACAAGAAGGTCTATGACGTCGACATGAAGAACACCAAGGATATGTTCAAGGCGCGTCAGGCAATCGAAAAGGAGTATGCGAGCCGTGAGAAATAG
- a CDS encoding LacI family DNA-binding transcriptional regulator gives MAGIKDVAVRAGVSISTVSYVMSGKRSVRNETKIKVMQAARELNYFPNAGARMLRGERTRLVALSSPMSDETAYGDWSPFFFGVARRLRHYGYDVLLLMGEDENEDLVRMSDSGLVDGVLLLDVAMSDPRARAAKTSRVPVASIGCPDDLDGVYAVDLDFEQMGEMAVQKLMKAGHRHVLFLGANSHAYEQGVNFLIRTRDSVRICAEKAGMRLTCDVIDTGDADEMECVVERAFASDPRITAVLGQVGLIAMSNLKSALQSRGYDIPKDISVIQLGAFGQASVMNPPLDEIPLRPYATCARAVDVLMEIIEGKRRMSEQGTKELIEVKYLSRGSVHDVSKGV, from the coding sequence ATGGCGGGAATCAAAGATGTTGCGGTGCGCGCGGGGGTCTCCATCAGTACGGTTTCGTATGTGATGAGTGGCAAGCGTTCGGTGCGGAATGAAACCAAGATCAAGGTGATGCAGGCCGCCCGCGAGCTGAACTATTTTCCCAATGCCGGTGCCCGCATGCTGCGTGGGGAAAGAACGCGGCTCGTCGCGCTGAGTTCTCCGATGAGTGACGAGACGGCATATGGCGATTGGTCGCCGTTCTTTTTCGGGGTGGCCCGTCGCCTGCGCCATTATGGCTATGACGTGTTGTTGCTGATGGGTGAGGATGAGAATGAGGATTTGGTGCGCATGTCCGACTCCGGTTTGGTGGATGGAGTACTGCTGTTGGATGTTGCTATGAGCGACCCGCGTGCCCGCGCGGCGAAGACATCCCGGGTGCCAGTCGCATCGATTGGATGCCCTGACGATTTGGATGGAGTCTATGCGGTGGATTTGGATTTCGAGCAGATGGGGGAGATGGCGGTACAAAAACTGATGAAGGCCGGGCATCGTCATGTACTGTTTCTCGGTGCGAACTCCCATGCATACGAGCAGGGCGTGAACTTTCTGATCCGTACGCGTGATTCGGTGCGGATCTGTGCTGAGAAGGCCGGTATGCGGCTGACGTGCGATGTAATCGATACCGGTGACGCTGATGAGATGGAATGTGTGGTTGAAAGGGCCTTTGCTTCGGATCCGCGGATAACTGCGGTGCTCGGGCAAGTTGGATTAATCGCGATGTCGAATCTCAAGTCGGCCTTGCAATCGCGTGGTTATGACATTCCGAAGGATATCTCCGTCATCCAGTTGGGTGCCTTCGGTCAGGCGTCAGTGATGAATCCACCGCTTGATGAGATTCCGCTGAGGCCATACGCCACCTGTGCCCGTGCGGTGGATGTGTTGATGGAGATCATCGAGGGGAAGCGTCGGATGTCCGAGCAGGGGACAAAGGAGCTGATTGAGGTGAAGTATTTGAGTCGAGGTTCGGTGCATGACGTTTCGAAAGGCGTGTGA